Proteins encoded together in one Nocardioides marinisabuli window:
- a CDS encoding PucR family transcriptional regulator, which produces MEPDVSTTALARIDALHRGLTRVVLDGGGLDAVAGEVARVLDVGVLVTSTDGRERAAALPGELRDRLAALDLVTSGGRVRVERMEGRGAPVGDGEARGVGVGTGEHELARLVAVRADGPIGVEEVALLERAADLTALLVTRQDAVAEVEHKYAGDFLRDVFLGRAGDDVFVSEHAASLGWRLEGPTVVLVAEIDPAPEAGVADRVQWRRWQERFAAAWRQVLRGLDASVPVVDLSHEVVVLVPLDEQATGTEPLPGEDVVRRVVAAVAGDKGGGRRPFSVGVSRPAPGLGDLPAAYAQARRAVDVGRRVRGGGSTTFFDQLGLHRLIAMVPDVAELRAFADDVLGPLAADTTEAVDLRETLQVLLDTNFNVAEAARTQFFHYNTMRYRVSKLERLLGPLSSDPHLRLDVAVALRVLDVAG; this is translated from the coding sequence ATGGAGCCGGACGTCTCGACCACAGCGCTGGCGCGCATCGACGCGCTGCACCGCGGCCTGACCCGCGTGGTGCTCGACGGAGGCGGCCTCGACGCCGTGGCCGGCGAGGTCGCCCGGGTGCTCGACGTCGGGGTGCTGGTGACCTCGACCGACGGGCGCGAGCGCGCGGCCGCGCTGCCCGGCGAGCTGCGCGACCGGCTGGCCGCCCTCGACCTGGTCACCTCCGGTGGCCGGGTGCGGGTCGAGCGGATGGAGGGCCGCGGCGCCCCCGTCGGCGACGGCGAGGCGCGTGGCGTCGGCGTCGGGACGGGCGAGCACGAGCTGGCCCGGCTGGTCGCGGTGCGCGCCGACGGCCCGATCGGGGTCGAGGAGGTCGCGCTGCTCGAGCGCGCCGCCGACCTGACGGCGCTGCTGGTGACCCGCCAGGACGCCGTGGCCGAGGTCGAGCACAAGTACGCCGGCGACTTCCTGCGCGACGTCTTCCTGGGTCGCGCCGGCGACGACGTCTTCGTCTCCGAGCACGCCGCCTCGCTCGGCTGGCGACTCGAGGGACCCACGGTGGTGCTGGTCGCCGAGATCGACCCCGCACCCGAGGCCGGGGTGGCCGACCGGGTGCAGTGGCGACGCTGGCAGGAGCGCTTCGCGGCCGCCTGGCGCCAGGTGCTGCGCGGCCTCGACGCGAGCGTGCCCGTCGTCGACCTCTCCCACGAGGTGGTGGTGCTGGTGCCGCTGGACGAGCAGGCGACCGGCACCGAGCCGCTGCCCGGCGAGGACGTCGTACGACGGGTGGTGGCGGCGGTCGCCGGCGACAAGGGCGGCGGGCGCCGGCCGTTCTCGGTGGGGGTCAGCCGCCCCGCCCCGGGCCTCGGCGACCTGCCGGCGGCGTACGCGCAGGCCCGCCGAGCGGTCGACGTGGGGCGTCGGGTGCGCGGCGGCGGCTCGACGACGTTCTTCGACCAGCTCGGGCTGCACCGGCTGATCGCGATGGTGCCCGACGTCGCCGAGCTGCGGGCCTTCGCCGACGACGTGCTGGGCCCGCTGGCCGCCGACACCACCGAGGCGGTCGACCTGCGCGAGACCCTCCAGGTGCTGCTCGACACCAACTTCAACGTCGCCGAGGCCGCGCGCACCCAGTTCTTCCACTACAACACGATGCGCTACCGCGTCTCCAAGCTCGAGCGCCTCCTCGGCCCGCTCTCCAGCGACCCCCACCTGCGCCTCGACGTCGCCGTGGCCCTCCGGGTGCTCGACGTCGCCGGTTGA
- a CDS encoding DUF2877 domain-containing protein: MSPRRPVPVSAPPRVLALLRATPDTPAGPGLTVLHRGSLAAYVDLGGWALGLVDPAASRPPTALVLGPGVLPGLALGDVRVHGGRLHLDRRPVVPGRLHHTGVPRIAGRACGPAPDVAGLVGRGGGLTPEGDDLLCGWLAAHRATATPTPRTDASVRAHLHRTSLLSATLLEAALLGEVLPELADWLRARGGPDEARRAAALTAVGHTSGAALLRGAACALERLPVTLPPTLRPEGAAA; the protein is encoded by the coding sequence GTGAGCCCCCGCCGCCCGGTCCCGGTGAGCGCCCCGCCGCGCGTGCTCGCGCTGCTGCGCGCGACCCCCGACACCCCGGCCGGCCCCGGTCTCACGGTGCTCCACCGCGGCTCCCTGGCGGCGTACGTCGACCTGGGCGGCTGGGCGCTCGGCCTCGTCGACCCGGCGGCGTCGCGGCCGCCGACCGCCCTGGTGCTCGGCCCCGGCGTCCTGCCCGGGCTCGCCCTCGGCGACGTGCGGGTCCACGGCGGCCGGCTGCACCTCGACAGACGCCCGGTCGTCCCCGGCCGCCTCCACCACACCGGCGTGCCGCGCATCGCCGGCCGGGCCTGCGGCCCGGCCCCCGACGTCGCCGGGCTGGTGGGCCGGGGCGGCGGGCTGACCCCCGAGGGCGACGACCTGCTGTGCGGCTGGCTGGCCGCCCACCGCGCCACCGCGACCCCCACCCCGCGCACCGACGCGTCCGTGCGCGCCCACCTGCACCGCACCAGCCTGCTCTCCGCGACGCTGCTCGAGGCGGCCCTGCTCGGCGAGGTCCTGCCCGAGCTGGCGGACTGGCTGCGGGCCCGCGGCGGCCCCGACGAGGCCCGCCGGGCCGCAGCGCTGACCGCGGTCGGCCACACCTCCGGCGCCGCCCTGCTGCGCGGCGCCGCCTGCGCGCTCGAGCGGCTCCCCGTGACCCTGCCCCCGACCCTGCGCCCCGAAGGAGCAGCCGCATGA